A part of Entelurus aequoreus isolate RoL-2023_Sb linkage group LG03, RoL_Eaeq_v1.1, whole genome shotgun sequence genomic DNA contains:
- the rmnd1 gene encoding required for meiotic nuclear division protein 1 homolog: MLLRSLCAKLSAQQLVGRRSVAACFPHSSQACKYEFKARTHSNSDQHRQTPNAPQGSSMCAHYRQTLNAPQGSSMCAHYRQTPNAPQGSPMCAHYRQTLNAPQGSPKCAHYRQTLNAPQGSPKCAVSSALVGFPSPGRNILTDLECRSEQKRFYSPDLLKPILKPSLKREKRVPKGPRTKQPSRANQPSRNEDSVMMRCIAFATADQYNLPSLSLDLAEHGFQHVDFPRDASNVLVISTDEASRPDDQALIFFFREGSLVFWNVEEKMMKKVLRILERHESQSYEVALVHWENEEINYTFAAGNSKLERGSFILSDNLDAQQVVLEKFAFSNALYLSVKLAIWEVSLDNFVESIQSIPEMLKSGQSIKLSSAEVMQKIGELFTLRHCINLRSDLLLTPDFYWDREHLEKLYDKTCQFLSINRRVNVVNEKLENCDQLTDLMRSHLSNKHSLRLEWMIVILITIEVLFELVKMI; this comes from the exons ACTCATTCGAACTCCGACCAGCACAGGCAGACCCCAAACGCACCTCAGGGTTCTTCAATGTGCGCACACTACAGGCAGACCCTAAACGCACCTCAGGGTTCTTCAATGTGCGCACACTACAGGCAGACCCCAAACGCACCTCAGGGTTCTCCAATGTGTGCACACTACAGGCAGACCCTAAACGCACCTCAGGGTTCTCCAAAGTGTGCACACTACAGACAGACCCTAAACGCACCTCAGGGTTCTCCAAAGTGTGCAGTTTCTTCTGCTTTAGTAGGATTCCCAAGTCCAGGCAGGAACATTTTAACAGATTTGGAATGCAGAAGTGAACAGAAGCGTTTTTATTCGCCGGATCTCCTTAAGCCCATCTTGAAACCCAGTTTGAAGCGAGAGAAACGAGTTCCTAAAGGACCGAGGACAAAACAACCGTCCAGAGCCAATCAGCCCTCTCGGAATGAAGACTCG GTCATGATGCGCTGCATCGCCTTCGCCACGGCCGATCAGTACAACCTGCCCTCGCTCAGCCTCGACCTGGCGGAGCACGGCTTTCAGCACGTGGACTTTCCTCGTG ATGCGTCCAATGTGTTGGTGATCAGCACTGACGAGGCCTCCAGACCCGACGACCAAGCACTCATCTTCTTCTTCAG GGAAGGATCCCTGGTTTTCTGGAACGTTGAGGAGAAAATG ATGAAAAAGGTGTTGAGGATATTGGAGCGTCATGAAAGTCAATCCTATGAAGTTGCTTTGGTCCACTGGGAAAACGAAGAAATTAACTACACTTTTGCAGC AGGAAACAGCAAGTTGGAGAGAGGCAGCTTCATTTTGAGCGACAACCTGGACGCCCAGCAAGTCGTCTTGGAGAAGTTTGCATTTTCCAACGCTTTGTACTTGTCAG TGAAGCTGGCCATATGGGAGGTGTCACTAGATAACTTTGTAGAGTCAATTCAATCTATTCCTGAG atGCTGAAGTCAGGCCAGAGTATAAAGTTGTCCTCCGCAGAAGTCATGCAGAAGATAGGCGAGCTGTTCACCCTGAG ACACTGTATAAACCTGAGATCCGACCTCCTCCTCACGCCCGACTTCTACTGGGACCGGGAGCACCTGGAGAAACTCTACGACAAGACCTGCCAGTTCCTCAGCATCAACCGCAGGGTCAAC GTCGTGAACGAGAAGCTGGAGAACTGCGATCAGCTGACGGACCTGATGAGAAGCCACTTGAGCAACAAGCACAGCCTGAGGCTGGAGTGGATGATCGTCATCCTCATCACCATTGAA GTTTTGTTCGAACTGGTCAAAATGATCTGA